In the Corynebacterium anserum genome, AAACTCACCGAGCGGCTCAAGGAATCCGAAAAGGATAACCAGGCTCTGCAACTCCAAGTTGACCGGATGACCATCGCCGCCAAGTTCGGGATCAGCGCTGACGACGCGGAGATGTTTCTCCACGGCGATGCAGAAACCATGGCCACACAGGCCGAAACACTCGCACAGCGCAGCCGTACCCCACGCAAAGCCGAAGCCCCAAACCAAGGGCGAGGCACTGCCCAAGGGACTAAAGCGGCAGCCGAGCAGTGGGCTGATTCCCTGTTGAACAAGTGACAACACACTGACATTTACGAGTAGAAAGGCTTTTTGCCATGCAGTTGAAGACTGTCCGCGAAGCATGGGGTGCCGAGAATCAAAAGTGGCTCGGCTCCGCCCATGCAACCAACGCAGCCCAAACAGTGACCCTGGACGCCACGAAGCTAGCCAGCGTTGCTGACGCTGGGGTTATCCCATCGGGAATCCCCTTGAAGAAGGCTGAGTCCGGGAAGTTCGAGCCTGTCACCGCAGCCGGCGACAAGCTCACAGGGTTCCTATTCACCAGCCAACCTTTTAAGGCAGATGCCGGTGACATCATCGCCCCCATGCTGGATCACGGTCGTATCCGCACCGAGTTCCTCCCAGCTAAAGCATTCGACGTCACCACCCTGACAAACGCTAACCCGCTGTTTGGGCGTTGCCCCAACTGGGCAGAACCGCCTGTAGCCGTTGAAGGAGGTACAACACAATAACCGAGGCGATGGAAAAGCCCATTACCGCGCGGAAATAGCCTTTCCAGGTTTGGTCTGCATCAGGGTTGATCTTGAGGAATCGATAGCACAGGCGCTCAGCACGGGTGTGATGGGCGGAAGAATAAACCCGAGCCATCCAGTCTCCCAGCGGGACGTAGGCGACAGCGAGCAGAATGATGAGCAGGGCAATCTGCCCTAGAGCTGCGGGAAGTGGTGAAAGATGCACGACTAAAACCTCTCCGGATCAATCAGTGCTACCAACAGGTAAGCGATGAGACCCAAAGCCAGAAGAAGAAGTGCGACGGCAAGTAGGACAGACATCCTTGACCTCCTAATTCTTCAAAGCACATCCGAATGGAAAATCGTCATCCGCATTCGGCTTGCCAGGGATATTAAGACTGTCGTGGAGGGCTAGAGAGCCACATTTACGCGTTCTTTACACCAGAAGAGCGAATCTTAGCGCAGTCTTCACTTCCTGCAGAGAAGGAAGAAAATAGGTGGAAAAATAGGTAGGGGAGAAACCGTGTGGGGTGCAGTAAGGCAACCGAGCGTTGGCGAACCGTGCGCTGTTAGCGAACACGCCCCCCTTAACCGCACACGTGATCGTCGCACATGACTAGGCTGGGGCAAGACAAAATAACGAGTTCATCGAATTCCACGAGGAGCACAATGAGTACTCAGTCCCAACCGCTGGTGGCCAGCGGCACGGAGAAACCGAGCACCACGGACCTGGTATATGATCGCCTCCTGCGCGAGCGCATCATCTTCCTCGGCAGCCAGGTTGATGACGAGATCGCTAACAAACTGTGCGCCCAGATCCTTCTGCTATCGGCAGAGGATCCAAGCAAGGATATTCACCTGTACATCAACTCCCCAGGTGGTTCCGTCACTGCGGGCATGGCGATCTTCGATACGATGCAGTATTCTCCCTGCGACATTGCAACTTATGGCATGGGACTGGCCGCTTCCATGGGACAATTCCTGCTTTCCGCCGGTACCAAAGGCAAGCGTTATGCTC is a window encoding:
- the kdpF gene encoding K(+)-transporting ATPase subunit F, producing MSVLLAVALLLLALGLIAYLLVALIDPERF
- a CDS encoding ATP-dependent Clp protease proteolytic subunit — encoded protein: MSTQSQPLVASGTEKPSTTDLVYDRLLRERIIFLGSQVDDEIANKLCAQILLLSAEDPSKDIHLYINSPGGSVTAGMAIFDTMQYSPCDIATYGMGLAASMGQFLLSAGTKGKRYALPHARIMMHQPSAGVGGTAADIAIQAEQFAHTKREMAELIAEFTGQTVEQITKDSDRDRWFTAEQAKDYGFVDHVITNAKEQ
- a CDS encoding potassium-transporting ATPase subunit KdpA, producing MARVYSSAHHTRAERLCYRFLKINPDADQTWKGYFRAVMGFSIASVIVLYLLQRLQAVLPSWGNAQTAG
- a CDS encoding capsid assembly scaffolding protein Gp46 family protein; translated protein: MFTQSHWLRFIEGADGGAHNAPDQPKEPSQDADSTPADKQPDDEVDWKAKYEAMKTYSRQWEAKAKANVDAAKKLKEIEDAEKTEVDKLTERLKESEKDNQALQLQVDRMTIAAKFGISADDAEMFLHGDAETMATQAETLAQRSRTPRKAEAPNQGRGTAQGTKAAAEQWADSLLNK